One genomic segment of Fervidobacterium pennivorans includes these proteins:
- a CDS encoding dihydrofolate reductase family protein translates to MDTKIRLLAVTDIRGTIAIAEDDRIEWGSPEDKRLFKEITTESGVVVMGRKTYETIGRKLPGRYNVVLSSKGHFSCEAPDLVLSGSINDVVKILFERGFTDICVIGGQSIFSQFLKSGMVTDLHLTVEPMVLPDGLNLFSNIDKQFSLHLEKAHILNSKGSIYIHYRIEKVESKI, encoded by the coding sequence ATGGATACGAAGATAAGGTTACTTGCGGTAACAGATATACGCGGCACAATCGCTATTGCTGAGGATGACAGAATTGAATGGGGTAGTCCGGAAGATAAAAGACTTTTCAAAGAAATAACAACCGAGTCTGGTGTTGTCGTGATGGGGAGAAAAACATACGAGACAATAGGCAGAAAGTTGCCAGGGAGATACAATGTTGTTTTGAGTTCGAAAGGTCATTTTAGCTGCGAAGCACCGGATTTGGTACTAAGTGGGAGCATAAACGATGTGGTGAAAATACTCTTCGAAAGAGGTTTCACGGACATATGCGTTATCGGTGGGCAATCGATTTTCTCGCAATTTTTGAAATCTGGAATGGTGACAGATTTGCATCTGACAGTAGAACCTATGGTTCTACCCGACGGATTGAACCTTTTTTCGAATATAGATAAGCAATTCTCGTTACACCTTGAAAAAGCGCATATTTTGAATTCTAAGGGAAGTATCTACATCCATTATCGGATTGAGAAAGTTGAAAGCAAAATATAG
- a CDS encoding coiled-coil domain-containing protein produces the protein MKSKKALFIILGIIFGVLLVGLLFFYGYSSFLVSQIYGQQASTFQAWRNYFGYLFSKVPFLKNFIQYEPISVFTAKEYFEKAYEEYASQLDAKLKELEEKDRLLAQKEAQIDKLLEALRTVENNWKEQRLKEELNKVEDTTTLKRLQDIVDTFLNSEPAQLRRLMNADNMSVETLALVFSKLPADTRAELVQELTSVNPVKAAQVIEKMGGVDQIISDIENKIQDLEQKINELVSYEAQIITVDGFRKGLSAYLSDMPYEEIWSMVEKISKKPDLVLYILSNVDDQTRIRLLKDIKDKNEELFIEVLNLGARF, from the coding sequence ATGAAATCAAAAAAGGCTTTGTTTATTATATTAGGCATAATCTTTGGAGTACTCTTAGTGGGTCTGTTATTTTTTTACGGTTATTCTTCCTTTCTCGTAAGTCAGATATACGGTCAGCAAGCCTCTACTTTTCAGGCATGGAGGAATTATTTTGGCTACCTATTTTCTAAAGTCCCTTTTTTAAAGAACTTTATTCAATATGAACCAATTAGTGTTTTCACTGCAAAGGAGTATTTTGAAAAAGCATACGAAGAATACGCTTCACAATTAGATGCCAAATTGAAAGAACTTGAAGAAAAAGATAGGCTCTTAGCCCAAAAAGAAGCTCAAATCGATAAGCTCTTGGAAGCTTTAAGAACCGTTGAGAACAATTGGAAAGAACAAAGGTTAAAAGAAGAACTTAACAAAGTCGAAGATACTACGACGTTGAAGCGTTTACAGGATATTGTGGATACATTCCTCAACTCTGAACCAGCGCAACTTAGAAGATTGATGAATGCAGATAACATGTCTGTCGAGACGCTTGCACTGGTATTTTCCAAACTACCAGCGGACACAAGAGCAGAGTTAGTCCAAGAACTTACATCAGTTAACCCTGTGAAAGCAGCTCAAGTTATTGAAAAAATGGGTGGTGTGGACCAAATAATCAGTGACATAGAGAACAAGATACAAGATTTAGAGCAAAAAATAAACGAATTGGTTTCATATGAAGCTCAGATAATAACCGTTGATGGTTTTAGGAAAGGACTCTCAGCGTATCTGTCTGACATGCCATACGAAGAGATATGGAGTATGGTTGAAAAGATAAGCAAGAAACCAGATTTGGTGCTTTACATCTTGTCAAATGTTGATGATCAGACACGAATCAGGTTGTTGAAAGATATAAAAGACAAAAATGAAGAGCTCTTTATCGAAGTATTGAACTTGGGGGCGAGATTTTGA
- a CDS encoding flagellar hook-length control protein FliK has translation MIDLINLTKILGNSEKIQDVLSQINKNSQNGESFEKILQRVIEELSKSKVESNPINESSTQKSTNGLPKQDVKRSEEALKNVDGLSERKVKEITAGDGIERGLDNVKGELKEAEIEKDNFKLLNKTQLMTKHEEDKPLDSLKPAEAIVEASYDDSKKSTQDYGDTTLTVTENAEVIRGTQENNESLVLNKENKETASELKQKFIEKFSPNVPKENEKKITVVDASAKIQNNNGKENAIVHDGTEYLSNLQKTFSTENALVEPTIASNKQEQTTKPNSSLQPNQPDLSIRASKSTGELTGKRQVSQLSEQSPNSKTYNEWRISSQSQASRAFQDVKSYQALQSKQPQQVIENTAEAKGNNANNVPNTSKDGNKTLNIHQNFGVENESMETKNVLKGLAFQSSSSGMVVNNPQNIPGANIQKDSLRSGAKFVDAGTEEREKREVGIPNRVTTIVTTNKDNFRTDLSNKSQILNALTVEISRIIQKQQAVSASLSNVNHAGQNALSFHQIVQVQTEQKKNFTFQIQADIPLTVVEKGYSERTQKVSSQEVLSFPIVQTNSQKVLNDNSSKKSSNKGVDDNILQMINSIKVITSEHLRTIGDLENKNEKAPVVETVNSADPKLTNGQMIFAAELVKNIVAEKPKIYDNQTMENIESIDSENSLKVGDKTLLTNVFQSKIEKDVVEQVHSDWQSDSRNTESLAKEEYDAREFRNGIAQASKNKLEIKSFEIEYKMKEESKKEEFQERPNISNKFLERLAELTYKSSEAKTDQTYQTNNRFELVERLQHSQNLEEIYKKIRDFGFSNRLEENVRMKLYPEQLGNIDVELRKEGKAITIVFVAENEKSKELLEKNIGILRDRLTALDFDVRNMEVKMKEESSYHEDARHYQNQQNQKHGEQNHENKRKAFSEEVMEDDNERKRNG, from the coding sequence TTGATAGATCTGATTAACCTTACGAAGATTCTCGGCAATTCTGAAAAGATACAAGATGTGCTCTCTCAAATAAACAAAAATTCCCAAAATGGAGAATCTTTTGAAAAGATTCTCCAAAGAGTTATTGAAGAGCTTTCAAAAAGCAAAGTAGAGAGTAATCCGATCAACGAAAGTTCAACACAAAAATCTACAAACGGACTACCAAAACAGGATGTAAAAAGGTCGGAAGAAGCGCTTAAAAATGTGGACGGTCTAAGCGAAAGAAAGGTTAAAGAAATAACTGCCGGTGATGGAATTGAAAGAGGGCTTGATAATGTAAAAGGAGAATTGAAAGAAGCAGAAATAGAAAAGGACAATTTTAAATTGCTAAACAAAACACAGTTAATGACTAAACATGAAGAGGATAAGCCACTGGACAGTTTGAAGCCAGCAGAAGCAATTGTGGAAGCAAGTTATGATGATTCAAAGAAAAGCACACAGGATTATGGAGATACTACACTGACTGTGACGGAGAATGCGGAAGTTATAAGAGGTACGCAAGAAAACAATGAGTCTCTTGTTCTCAACAAAGAGAACAAAGAAACGGCTTCAGAACTAAAACAAAAGTTTATAGAAAAATTCTCTCCGAATGTTCCAAAAGAAAATGAAAAGAAAATTACCGTTGTGGATGCCAGTGCGAAAATTCAAAACAACAATGGAAAGGAAAATGCTATTGTTCACGACGGTACTGAATATCTCTCTAACTTACAAAAGACGTTCAGCACTGAAAATGCCCTTGTAGAACCAACTATAGCATCAAACAAACAAGAACAAACAACTAAACCAAACAGTTCTCTACAACCAAACCAACCAGACCTGTCAATTCGAGCAAGTAAATCGACAGGGGAACTAACTGGGAAAAGGCAAGTTAGTCAATTGAGTGAACAATCGCCTAATAGCAAAACGTATAACGAATGGCGTATATCATCTCAGTCTCAAGCATCAAGAGCCTTCCAAGATGTGAAATCATACCAAGCTCTGCAATCAAAACAACCGCAGCAGGTAATCGAAAACACAGCTGAAGCAAAGGGTAACAATGCCAACAATGTTCCAAACACTTCAAAGGATGGCAACAAAACATTAAATATTCACCAAAATTTCGGTGTTGAGAACGAATCGATGGAAACAAAAAATGTTTTGAAAGGCTTAGCTTTTCAAAGTTCAAGTTCTGGGATGGTGGTTAATAATCCTCAAAACATACCTGGAGCGAATATTCAAAAAGATTCATTGAGGTCTGGAGCTAAGTTCGTTGATGCAGGGACCGAGGAAAGAGAAAAAAGAGAGGTTGGAATCCCGAACAGAGTTACAACTATAGTAACAACTAATAAAGATAACTTTAGAACTGATTTGAGTAACAAATCACAGATACTTAACGCTCTTACTGTTGAGATTTCACGTATTATCCAAAAACAACAAGCAGTCAGCGCGAGTTTATCAAACGTAAACCATGCTGGACAAAACGCTCTAAGTTTTCATCAAATAGTCCAGGTTCAGACAGAGCAAAAGAAGAATTTCACATTTCAGATTCAAGCCGATATACCACTGACCGTTGTTGAAAAAGGATATTCTGAAAGAACGCAAAAAGTCAGTTCACAAGAGGTATTATCTTTCCCAATAGTTCAAACAAATTCACAGAAAGTTTTGAATGATAATAGTAGCAAGAAGAGCTCTAATAAAGGTGTAGATGATAACATCCTGCAAATGATTAATTCCATAAAGGTAATCACTTCTGAGCACTTACGAACGATTGGTGATTTGGAAAACAAAAATGAAAAAGCCCCAGTTGTAGAAACGGTAAACTCAGCTGACCCAAAGCTCACCAATGGTCAGATGATTTTCGCAGCTGAACTTGTTAAAAATATTGTAGCAGAAAAACCTAAAATATACGACAACCAAACCATGGAGAACATTGAAAGCATCGACAGCGAAAATTCTTTAAAAGTTGGGGATAAAACGCTCCTTACAAACGTGTTTCAATCGAAGATTGAAAAAGATGTGGTAGAGCAAGTTCATAGTGACTGGCAAAGTGATTCCCGAAATACAGAAAGCTTAGCTAAGGAAGAATACGATGCTCGAGAGTTTAGGAATGGAATAGCCCAGGCGTCGAAGAATAAATTAGAAATAAAGTCATTCGAAATTGAGTACAAGATGAAAGAAGAAAGTAAGAAAGAAGAATTTCAAGAACGCCCAAATATCTCAAACAAGTTCTTAGAAAGACTTGCAGAGTTGACTTACAAATCATCTGAGGCTAAAACCGATCAGACCTACCAAACTAATAACAGGTTCGAACTTGTAGAACGTTTACAGCATTCCCAGAACCTCGAAGAAATTTATAAAAAAATTAGAGATTTCGGATTCTCGAATAGATTGGAAGAAAACGTAAGGATGAAACTATATCCTGAGCAACTGGGAAACATCGATGTTGAACTCAGAAAAGAAGGAAAAGCGATAACCATCGTCTTTGTTGCGGAAAACGAGAAAAGCAAAGAGTTACTCGAGAAAAACATCGGCATACTGAGAGATAGATTAACAGCTTTAGATTTCGATGTGAGGAACATGGAAGTGAAGATGAAAGAAGAAAGTAGCTATCACGAAGACGCAAGACACTACCAGAACCAGCAAAACCAAAAACATGGAGAACAAAATCATGAAAATAAAAGAAAGGCATTCAGTGAAGAGGTGATGGAAGATGATAATGAACGTAAACGCAACGGCTAA
- a CDS encoding motility protein A has protein sequence MDITVLLGVILGFGMMIYGIISGSGDFATFINIPSVIITVGGAISSAITANKKNVVFGIVKVIMNAIKEPKIDYVGTLRTLVSFSEKARREGLLSLEANLEEIQDPFLKKAVQLVVDGTEPEVLRSMMEIEIEMATAEMMDQKGFFDSLGTFGPAFGMIGTLVGLIQMLKSLNNPETLGPSMAVALITTLYGSILANIVGLPVAEKIAKRAADLELARRMILEGVLSIQAGENPRVLEEKLKSYLPSAEKAKYEAQVQGAGA, from the coding sequence ATGGATATTACCGTTTTACTCGGCGTTATTTTAGGTTTTGGTATGATGATATATGGTATCATAAGTGGTTCTGGTGATTTTGCTACATTCATCAACATACCATCTGTTATCATTACTGTTGGTGGTGCTATTTCCTCTGCTATAACTGCAAACAAAAAGAACGTGGTTTTTGGTATTGTTAAGGTTATAATGAACGCTATCAAAGAACCAAAGATTGATTATGTTGGAACTCTGAGAACGCTTGTGTCGTTTTCAGAAAAGGCAAGAAGAGAAGGGCTACTATCGCTTGAAGCGAATTTGGAAGAAATTCAAGATCCGTTCTTAAAAAAAGCTGTGCAATTGGTTGTTGATGGAACAGAGCCGGAAGTTTTGAGGTCCATGATGGAGATAGAAATTGAGATGGCAACAGCGGAAATGATGGACCAGAAGGGATTCTTTGACTCACTTGGAACCTTTGGTCCAGCGTTCGGAATGATAGGAACTCTTGTCGGGCTTATTCAGATGCTTAAAAGTTTGAACAACCCAGAGACATTAGGTCCCTCTATGGCAGTTGCACTTATAACCACATTGTACGGGTCTATTCTTGCTAACATCGTAGGTCTTCCAGTAGCCGAAAAAATAGCAAAACGTGCGGCAGATTTAGAGCTTGCGAGAAGAATGATTCTGGAAGGTGTGTTGTCTATTCAGGCTGGAGAAAATCCAAGGGTACTTGAGGAAAAACTGAAATCCTATCTACCAAGCGCTGAGAAAGCTAAGTACGAAGCACAGGTTCAGGGAGCTGGTGCCTAA
- a CDS encoding flagellar hook-basal body complex protein, with translation MMRSLYSGVSGLQGFQQEIDVVSNNIANVNTIGFKGARVTYATNFSQILDMSRRATDRTGGTNPKQIGYGIRVASIDKIMNQGSFQNTGKKTDLAIQGEGFFILSNGQRYFYTRAGNFDLDLNGTIVQPTTGLKLQGWVAEVDPTSGRRYVDTNKPIGSIQISAGLSMAAKQTSRMTLAGNLDARVGPEKFVIAINGYGGRTINTKVTFERDFGGLQDTFSDYQIYLGKIDANLDDKIDGKIYIKFDKFGNVVSAGAIKQKLSGTASSGAITLTEPIQQQDGNYLFIIRDSQGRIVDTLSRNVLNGSVTEAISSEKLVDGQTYFVEIAASTQEVAPLDLELDSANVASTTAGQLTRNYTVQYVIENLDGTLVTGISPQDINSAGTQSLTSANLVAGRQYRVRVVVNGKTLGSEVVTAVDDGGNGKISFEYTQGKYGVVRVIRDSVTGNAIGTYNVLLINGDNTVYDANLLSGNSYQDVVYQPSKVDQLTIPGAGEPRFYEADNPTNFSVVSFKSPFYTTSTQVYDSLGNPYTLYIDFVKLASVYGDKENVWAFRIRSATGENIKYLSNYDTGTEITGGSFGVLRFDKTGRLLGVNSFDPNTGRISEGENIDAIMFNAGENGDGIVKIKLDMNSMTQFAALADAFVKSQDGNAQGVLESFSISENGDIIGSFTNGLVDVLGKVALATFNNPAGLLELGNSLYGESANSGTARIGQPGKGGFGSLVAGALEMSNVDLSEEFTKLIIAQRGFQANARTITTADQILQEVVNLRR, from the coding sequence ATGATGAGGTCTCTTTACAGTGGTGTTTCTGGACTTCAGGGCTTCCAGCAAGAGATTGACGTTGTAAGCAACAACATTGCGAACGTTAATACGATAGGTTTCAAAGGTGCAAGAGTCACCTATGCGACTAACTTTTCTCAGATTCTTGATATGTCCAGAAGGGCAACCGATAGAACAGGTGGAACGAACCCAAAACAAATTGGGTACGGTATACGTGTTGCATCCATTGACAAGATAATGAACCAAGGTAGTTTCCAAAACACTGGAAAGAAGACAGATTTGGCAATCCAAGGTGAAGGATTTTTTATCCTCTCCAATGGTCAGAGATATTTTTACACAAGGGCAGGTAACTTTGACTTGGACCTCAATGGAACCATTGTCCAGCCAACAACAGGTTTGAAACTCCAAGGATGGGTTGCAGAAGTAGACCCCACAAGCGGAAGAAGGTATGTCGACACCAACAAACCAATAGGCAGTATCCAAATATCAGCAGGTCTCAGCATGGCAGCGAAACAAACATCGAGAATGACATTGGCAGGGAACCTTGATGCAAGGGTGGGACCTGAAAAGTTTGTTATTGCGATAAATGGATACGGTGGCAGGACAATCAACACAAAGGTTACATTCGAAAGAGACTTCGGAGGACTCCAGGATACGTTCAGTGATTATCAAATATATCTTGGTAAGATAGATGCGAACTTGGACGATAAGATTGATGGAAAGATATACATAAAATTCGACAAATTTGGGAATGTTGTAAGTGCTGGTGCCATTAAACAAAAACTTTCCGGAACAGCTTCAAGTGGTGCTATTACACTTACAGAACCTATTCAACAACAAGATGGAAATTACTTGTTCATTATAAGAGATAGCCAAGGAAGGATAGTTGATACGCTTTCTCGAAACGTGCTCAATGGAAGCGTCACAGAGGCTATCTCAAGTGAAAAACTTGTTGATGGGCAAACTTACTTTGTGGAAATAGCAGCTTCTACCCAAGAAGTTGCTCCACTTGATTTAGAACTTGATAGTGCAAACGTTGCATCAACCACTGCAGGCCAACTTACAAGGAACTATACAGTTCAATATGTTATTGAAAACCTTGATGGAACATTAGTTACTGGAATTAGTCCGCAAGACATAAACAGTGCAGGAACACAGAGTTTAACAAGTGCAAATCTTGTCGCGGGTAGACAATACAGAGTGCGAGTAGTTGTCAATGGAAAGACACTTGGTTCAGAAGTTGTGACAGCAGTTGACGATGGTGGGAATGGTAAAATAAGCTTTGAATATACACAGGGAAAATATGGGGTCGTAAGAGTGATTAGAGATTCAGTAACCGGTAATGCGATTGGCACTTATAATGTTCTATTGATTAATGGTGACAACACGGTATACGATGCAAATCTTTTAAGTGGGAATTCATATCAAGACGTTGTTTATCAGCCATCGAAAGTTGACCAGCTAACTATCCCTGGTGCCGGTGAACCAAGGTTCTACGAAGCGGATAATCCAACCAACTTCTCTGTTGTTTCGTTCAAGTCACCATTCTACACAACATCAACCCAGGTTTACGATTCTCTTGGAAATCCATACACGTTGTACATCGATTTTGTCAAGCTAGCATCAGTTTACGGTGATAAAGAGAATGTTTGGGCGTTCAGAATTAGAAGTGCAACCGGGGAGAATATAAAATACCTTTCAAACTACGATACAGGAACAGAGATTACCGGTGGTAGCTTTGGAGTATTGAGGTTCGATAAAACAGGAAGACTACTCGGTGTTAATTCCTTTGATCCAAACACTGGGCGAATCTCAGAGGGAGAAAACATTGATGCAATCATGTTCAACGCAGGCGAAAATGGTGATGGGATTGTAAAAATCAAGCTCGATATGAACAGTATGACGCAATTTGCTGCTTTGGCAGACGCATTTGTTAAATCACAAGATGGGAATGCTCAAGGTGTTCTAGAATCGTTCTCCATTTCTGAAAACGGAGATATAATCGGTTCCTTCACCAACGGTTTGGTTGACGTGCTTGGGAAGGTTGCCCTTGCAACGTTCAATAACCCAGCAGGTCTCCTTGAACTTGGCAATTCGTTGTATGGAGAAAGCGCGAACAGTGGGACAGCACGCATTGGTCAGCCGGGCAAGGGTGGATTTGGTTCTCTTGTTGCAGGTGCACTGGAAATGTCCAACGTAGACCTTTCCGAAGAGTTCACAAAACTCATAATAGCCCAGAGAGGTTTCCAGGCAAACGCAAGAACGATAACAACAGCTGACCAAATACTCCAAGAAGTGGTGAACCTCAGAAGATAA
- the fusA gene encoding elongation factor G: protein MVAKDKRTVALVGHNGSGKSALIVTALNLGGMNVTKKEVDFDPIEAQRGASINSHVGTFKFEGKQITLIDTPGFSDFIGEVISAVFVSENVVSVVNATAGVEIQTERTWAIATEMEKPIMVFINQMDKERASFDNSLASLKERFEAKIVPIVYPIGAEASFRGVVDLVSGKAYVYENGKAKETEIPAEVKDKVEEIKMSIMEDIVSLDDTLMEKYFAEEPITPEELWAALRKGFIERQIVPVLAGSAEKNIGVDILLRTINNIGASPLDARPYKARLESGDEVEVVASETDPFVGYTFKAVVDPFVGKLSYIKVISGVLKPGDTFVNVTRGSQEKVGHLYFAKGKETYEVEEVSCGDVVVLPKLKESSVRDTLTHKDRKLTIVPPVYSEPMISKSVNPKSKSDIDKISNGLSRLADSDPTFAWEFDPETSETVISGIGGMHLDVMVERLKNIFGVDVEVGKPKIAYRETVTTKAISEHKHKKQTGGHGQYGHVKIEIEPLERGAGFEFVDKIVGGVIPRNFIPSVEKGIREAMKKGVLAAYPVVDVRVTLFDGSYHEVDSSDISFQIAAIQAFKKGMQQARPVLLEPVMYVEVFTPDENAGDVMGDISSRRGRPMGMEPAGKGMTVVKAEVPLAEMLDFQSRLSSITSGRGYFTMRFAKYDIVPPNIQEKIIAERKKYLEQQAEE from the coding sequence ATGGTTGCGAAGGACAAACGCACGGTGGCTTTGGTAGGCCACAACGGTTCAGGAAAATCTGCTTTGATAGTAACAGCTCTTAACCTTGGTGGTATGAACGTAACAAAGAAAGAGGTTGATTTTGATCCAATAGAAGCACAGAGAGGTGCAAGTATAAATTCGCACGTTGGAACGTTCAAGTTCGAAGGCAAACAGATTACATTGATTGACACTCCAGGTTTCAGCGACTTTATTGGTGAAGTGATTAGTGCTGTTTTTGTTTCCGAAAACGTTGTAAGTGTTGTTAATGCAACTGCTGGTGTGGAAATCCAAACGGAGAGAACCTGGGCAATTGCAACAGAAATGGAAAAACCGATTATGGTTTTCATCAACCAGATGGACAAAGAAAGGGCGAGCTTTGATAATTCACTTGCCTCTCTTAAAGAACGCTTTGAGGCGAAGATTGTACCAATAGTTTACCCGATTGGTGCGGAAGCAAGCTTCAGAGGTGTGGTTGACCTCGTCTCCGGAAAAGCATACGTTTACGAAAATGGCAAAGCGAAGGAAACAGAAATTCCAGCGGAAGTTAAGGATAAAGTTGAAGAAATAAAGATGTCCATAATGGAGGACATCGTTTCACTTGACGATACCCTTATGGAAAAATACTTCGCGGAAGAACCTATCACACCTGAAGAACTCTGGGCAGCTCTCAGAAAGGGATTTATCGAAAGACAAATAGTCCCTGTCTTGGCAGGTTCCGCCGAAAAGAATATAGGTGTCGATATATTGCTTAGAACAATAAACAACATAGGAGCATCGCCGCTCGATGCAAGACCTTACAAAGCAAGACTTGAAAGCGGAGATGAAGTGGAAGTTGTGGCTTCTGAAACAGACCCATTTGTTGGATATACGTTCAAGGCAGTTGTCGACCCATTCGTTGGAAAATTAAGCTACATCAAAGTAATCTCTGGTGTTCTAAAACCGGGAGACACATTTGTTAATGTGACCAGAGGTTCTCAGGAAAAGGTTGGTCACCTTTACTTTGCGAAAGGTAAGGAAACGTACGAAGTTGAAGAAGTATCCTGTGGTGATGTTGTAGTTCTACCAAAACTCAAGGAAAGTTCCGTCAGAGATACATTGACACACAAAGACAGAAAACTCACGATAGTTCCACCGGTCTATTCAGAACCGATGATTTCAAAGAGCGTCAATCCGAAATCGAAATCAGATATCGACAAAATTAGCAACGGCTTGAGCAGATTGGCGGATTCGGATCCAACGTTTGCGTGGGAGTTTGACCCAGAAACTTCCGAAACTGTTATCTCTGGTATCGGTGGCATGCACCTCGATGTTATGGTTGAAAGGCTGAAGAACATATTTGGTGTTGATGTTGAAGTTGGAAAACCGAAGATTGCTTACAGAGAAACAGTAACGACAAAAGCAATTTCTGAGCACAAACACAAAAAGCAGACAGGTGGACACGGTCAATATGGTCACGTCAAAATTGAAATAGAACCGCTCGAAAGGGGTGCTGGTTTCGAATTTGTCGACAAAATCGTTGGTGGTGTCATTCCAAGAAACTTCATACCATCTGTTGAAAAGGGTATTCGCGAAGCTATGAAGAAAGGAGTTCTTGCAGCTTATCCTGTTGTTGATGTCAGGGTAACGCTCTTTGATGGTTCATACCACGAAGTTGACTCTTCAGATATATCGTTCCAGATTGCTGCAATTCAGGCGTTCAAGAAAGGTATGCAACAAGCAAGACCTGTTCTTCTGGAACCCGTTATGTATGTTGAAGTCTTCACACCGGATGAAAACGCAGGGGATGTCATGGGTGATATTAGCTCCAGAAGAGGTAGACCCATGGGTATGGAACCTGCCGGAAAAGGTATGACCGTTGTTAAAGCAGAAGTTCCTTTGGCAGAAATGCTCGACTTCCAGAGTAGATTGTCATCCATCACAAGTGGTAGAGGTTACTTTACTATGAGGTTTGCAAAATACGATATCGTTCCACCAAACATCCAGGAAAAGATAATAGCAGAACGCAAGAAATATCTCGAACAGCAAGCTGAAGAGTAA
- a CDS encoding flagellar FlbD family protein — MIKLTGLNGKEFYLNAEYIEKIEANPDTTITLYNGKKYIVLEPVQEVVNRVMEYKKKIFLPPMVGEE; from the coding sequence GTGATAAAACTGACAGGACTGAACGGGAAAGAGTTCTACCTGAACGCTGAATACATAGAAAAAATTGAAGCCAATCCGGACACCACTATAACCTTATACAATGGGAAAAAGTACATAGTGCTTGAACCTGTCCAAGAAGTCGTTAATCGTGTTATGGAATACAAGAAGAAGATATTCTTACCCCCGATGGTAGGTGAGGAATAA
- a CDS encoding flagellar hook assembly protein FlgD encodes MIMNVNATANLFSKVTERTTKKDMDKEAFLRLLITQLKNQDPLEPMKDRDFIAQMSQLSSLEQIMNMSKSVQQFVDTAAQLYRTQAVSMIGKTAVVKTNTITVSNGVPETKVFKLDAPATIVVRIFDQNGKLIKEQKLGNVDAGMQLIAWDGKGENGIKVKDGKYTFKILKLTGNGDYEEIPSVESGVVSGVQFDGSRINVVVNSKIYEISEISEIYA; translated from the coding sequence ATGATAATGAACGTAAACGCAACGGCTAATTTATTCTCTAAAGTGACTGAAAGAACAACAAAAAAAGACATGGACAAAGAAGCCTTTTTGAGATTGCTTATTACACAGCTTAAAAACCAAGACCCCCTTGAACCAATGAAAGATAGGGATTTCATAGCCCAAATGTCTCAACTTTCATCCCTCGAACAGATAATGAACATGAGTAAATCGGTCCAACAATTCGTAGATACTGCTGCTCAGCTTTATAGAACACAAGCAGTTTCCATGATAGGAAAGACTGCTGTTGTCAAGACAAACACAATCACAGTGTCAAACGGGGTTCCGGAAACAAAGGTCTTCAAATTGGACGCTCCAGCAACGATAGTTGTTAGAATTTTCGACCAAAACGGTAAGCTTATAAAAGAACAAAAGCTAGGAAACGTTGATGCTGGAATGCAACTGATTGCATGGGATGGGAAAGGTGAGAACGGAATAAAGGTAAAGGATGGAAAATACACTTTTAAAATACTTAAGCTGACAGGTAACGGAGATTACGAAGAAATTCCAAGTGTTGAAAGTGGCGTGGTTTCAGGTGTCCAGTTTGATGGAAGTAGAATCAACGTTGTTGTAAATAGCAAGATATACGAAATTTCAGAAATATCAGAAATCTATGCGTAG